The following coding sequences are from one Microbacterium sp. SORGH_AS_0969 window:
- a CDS encoding TetR/AcrR family transcriptional regulator C-terminal domain-containing protein translates to MSGDGADRPTSRALTTPDEIVTAALEIIDRAGIGALTMRRLSSELGVFPASLYWHVGNRSQLLGLVCERVLSQIELPSQDLPWRDWLVTFGLRTRQVIGSHPRFAAYFVSNIQTSQSSLDLAEHTMAALRRAGFAGHDLVRAYNAVIGAVFGWISGEFAASPEEKNGSARSAIESLVLDADRYPNLHDVWPFAANRAYMLRWDSGAESPLEPSFETMLTSLLDGLARSLEIARIAADVRNANPPR, encoded by the coding sequence ATGAGTGGGGACGGTGCCGACAGGCCCACGTCTCGGGCCCTGACCACCCCCGATGAGATCGTCACCGCGGCGCTCGAGATCATCGACCGTGCCGGCATCGGTGCCCTGACCATGCGCCGTCTCAGTTCGGAGCTGGGGGTCTTCCCGGCATCCTTGTACTGGCACGTCGGCAACCGGTCGCAGCTTCTCGGACTCGTCTGCGAACGAGTCCTCTCCCAGATCGAGCTCCCCTCTCAAGACCTGCCCTGGCGAGACTGGCTCGTCACCTTCGGGCTGCGTACGCGGCAAGTGATCGGAAGCCACCCGCGATTCGCCGCGTACTTCGTGAGCAACATCCAGACCAGTCAGTCCTCACTCGACCTGGCCGAACACACGATGGCCGCACTCCGGCGCGCGGGTTTCGCCGGCCACGACCTCGTCCGCGCCTATAACGCCGTCATCGGTGCCGTCTTCGGCTGGATCTCCGGCGAGTTCGCCGCGAGTCCCGAAGAGAAAAACGGCAGCGCACGCTCTGCGATCGAAAGCCTCGTGCTCGACGCGGACAGGTACCCGAACCTGCACGATGTCTGGCCTTTTGCCGCCAACCGCGCGTACATGCTGCGGTGGGACTCGGGAGCCGAGTCCCCCCTCGAGCCCAGTTTCGAGACGATGCTCACCTCGCTCCTCGACGGCCTCGCTCGGTCCCTCGAGATCGCCCGGATCGCCGCGGACGTCCGCAACGCGAACCCGCCCCGGTAA
- a CDS encoding aspartate aminotransferase family protein gives MSSPLIHNSLNAQLPTVDRGEGVWLWDAEGARYLDGCSGAVVTAIGHAHPAVLSAIADQASRVAFTHRGAFTNAPLVELADRVAALTGYAGVWFVNSGSEAVEAAMQFALQYFRELGAPQRTVFLSARRGYHGNTLGALSASGHARRRAVEGIALDIPALPTPYAFADQGELTEDEYCAQLLAEARLVFERHANTLAGILVEPIGGATLAATTPPRGYLLGLKALCDEFGALFIADEVMSGLGRTGDVLATFQDGVRADLVAIGKALGAGYTPIAATLVDARILRAIENGSGRVLGGHTYGGNPLSAAVAVAVLEVFRTECLVARAEMMGAALAEGLRDLAEKHPLIADTRGRGMLRGVEFSDRDAASRPQGELAGRVFAAAVAEGLLLYPTTGGYNDAVLVAPPLTITPEELVDLLDRFDRALSRVELELEGDADGVVPEASGSSSTVPTAIGDDITAWPPV, from the coding sequence ATGAGCTCGCCCCTGATCCACAACTCCCTCAACGCGCAGTTGCCGACCGTTGACCGCGGTGAAGGCGTGTGGCTCTGGGATGCCGAGGGCGCCCGCTACCTCGACGGCTGTTCTGGGGCGGTCGTCACGGCCATCGGTCATGCGCACCCGGCGGTCCTGTCCGCCATCGCCGATCAGGCCAGCCGGGTCGCCTTCACGCACCGGGGGGCTTTCACGAACGCTCCCCTCGTCGAGCTGGCGGACCGGGTGGCTGCTCTCACCGGTTACGCCGGAGTGTGGTTCGTCAACTCCGGATCGGAGGCCGTCGAAGCGGCGATGCAGTTCGCCCTGCAGTACTTCCGAGAGCTCGGCGCACCGCAGCGGACGGTGTTCCTCTCTGCGCGCCGCGGGTACCACGGCAACACTCTGGGCGCCCTGTCGGCCTCCGGACACGCTCGTCGGCGCGCCGTCGAGGGGATCGCTCTCGACATCCCCGCCCTTCCCACCCCGTACGCCTTCGCCGACCAAGGCGAGCTGACCGAGGACGAGTACTGCGCGCAACTGCTCGCCGAAGCCCGACTGGTCTTCGAGCGCCACGCGAACACCCTCGCGGGTATCCTCGTCGAGCCCATCGGCGGTGCCACCCTCGCCGCGACCACACCCCCGCGCGGATACCTGCTCGGGCTCAAGGCTCTCTGCGACGAGTTCGGCGCGCTCTTCATCGCCGACGAGGTCATGTCCGGGCTCGGTCGTACCGGTGACGTGCTGGCCACGTTCCAGGACGGTGTCCGTGCCGATCTTGTGGCGATCGGCAAAGCGCTCGGAGCCGGGTACACCCCCATTGCGGCGACCCTCGTCGACGCGCGGATCCTCCGCGCGATCGAGAACGGGAGCGGTCGCGTTCTGGGCGGGCACACCTACGGGGGTAACCCGTTGTCTGCGGCCGTCGCCGTCGCCGTCCTCGAGGTGTTCCGCACCGAGTGCCTGGTCGCCCGCGCCGAGATGATGGGCGCCGCCCTGGCCGAGGGTCTGCGCGACCTCGCCGAGAAGCATCCTTTGATCGCCGACACTCGCGGGCGAGGCATGCTCCGCGGCGTGGAGTTCTCGGACCGAGACGCCGCTTCGCGTCCGCAAGGCGAGCTGGCGGGACGCGTCTTCGCGGCCGCGGTGGCGGAGGGGCTCCTGCTCTATCCCACCACCGGCGGGTACAACGATGCCGTCCTCGTCGCCCCGCCGTTGACCATCACCCCGGAGGAACTCGTCGATCTCCTCGACCGTTTCGACCGCGCCCTGAGTCGTGTGGAACTCGAGCTCGAGGGCGACGCCGACGGAGTCGTGCCGGAGGCGAGCGGCTCGTCGAGCACGGTTCCCACCGCGATCGGCGACGACATCACGGCGTGGCCGCCGGTGTGA
- a CDS encoding nuclear transport factor 2 family protein — translation MPLSRSTISCLVDSYLTALASADLEAVLALFAADGIVSSPLYGDLPAREFYPVLFADTAESVLALRQTLQHIDGARPTVAFWFDFAWTLADGTPAPFTAVDIAELDETGRITHLHIVYDTHPIRAAWEKQRHLDATLI, via the coding sequence ATGCCTCTTTCTCGATCGACCATCAGCTGCCTCGTCGACAGCTACCTCACCGCCCTCGCATCCGCCGATCTCGAGGCGGTCCTCGCCCTCTTCGCGGCTGACGGCATCGTCAGCTCGCCGCTGTACGGCGACCTGCCGGCGCGCGAGTTCTACCCGGTGCTGTTCGCCGACACCGCCGAGTCGGTGCTCGCCCTGCGCCAGACGCTCCAGCACATCGATGGGGCACGTCCGACCGTGGCGTTCTGGTTCGACTTCGCCTGGACCCTCGCCGACGGCACCCCCGCCCCCTTCACGGCCGTCGATATCGCCGAGCTCGACGAGACCGGCCGCATCACGCACCTCCACATCGTTTACGACACCCATCCGATCCGCGCGGCGTGGGAGAAACAGCGTCATCTCGACGCCACCCTCATCTGA
- a CDS encoding amino acid permease — MQTHIEPHRLHNTLGNRHIAMIAIGGTIGTGLFLGSGLVVQQAGPAVMLSYLGIGLVLVLIMRMLGRLAAEQPDPGSYTTYAARRFGPWAGVMTGYVAVYSGVILIALECSAIGMIMNGFAPGVPAWAWSFLALVALGGLNLLPVRVFAEIEYWMAIIKVIAVAVFLVIGAAAVFGWLPGYTSPGLTNWADFAPAGWLPVLLTAVTVLFSYMGTENVATVAAEARDPQKAIARAIRSVVARIVLFYVGSTIIVITIIPSTSDALAKGSYPAVFTALNMPVLAAAIQVVVATSILSLANSSLYTTSRLLYAAAVRREMPARLAVVSRSGAPRWAAGAIAVAAGLCLLLNFLLPAADVISLLISITGAGGVLTYSVISLTFLRSHTQQGAGKWMAWVVLGILAAVAVALAADPASRLPLILTVFAAAVCAAIGLIVQRRLGSPARAASHPIELSPVDRPVVAP, encoded by the coding sequence ATGCAGACGCACATCGAGCCGCATCGGCTCCACAACACCCTCGGCAACCGCCACATCGCGATGATCGCCATCGGCGGCACCATCGGTACCGGCCTGTTCCTCGGCAGCGGCCTCGTGGTCCAGCAGGCCGGCCCCGCCGTCATGCTCAGTTACCTGGGCATCGGCCTCGTTCTGGTGCTCATCATGCGGATGCTCGGCCGCCTTGCTGCCGAGCAGCCCGACCCCGGCTCCTACACCACCTACGCGGCACGCCGCTTCGGCCCCTGGGCAGGAGTGATGACCGGCTACGTCGCGGTGTACTCCGGCGTCATCCTCATCGCCCTCGAGTGTTCGGCGATCGGGATGATCATGAACGGCTTCGCGCCGGGGGTACCGGCATGGGCGTGGAGCTTCCTCGCCCTCGTCGCGCTCGGCGGACTGAACCTCCTTCCCGTCCGCGTCTTCGCTGAAATCGAGTATTGGATGGCGATCATCAAGGTCATCGCCGTCGCCGTGTTCCTCGTCATCGGTGCGGCAGCCGTCTTCGGGTGGCTCCCCGGCTACACGTCGCCGGGCCTGACGAACTGGGCGGACTTCGCGCCCGCGGGATGGCTGCCCGTCCTCCTGACGGCCGTGACCGTCCTCTTCTCCTACATGGGGACGGAGAACGTCGCCACCGTCGCGGCCGAGGCCCGCGACCCGCAGAAGGCGATCGCCCGCGCGATCCGCTCCGTCGTCGCCCGCATCGTTCTCTTCTACGTCGGTTCGACCATCATCGTCATCACGATCATCCCTTCCACGAGTGACGCACTCGCGAAGGGCTCCTACCCGGCAGTGTTCACCGCCCTGAACATGCCGGTGCTGGCCGCCGCGATCCAGGTGGTCGTCGCCACGTCGATCCTTTCGCTGGCCAACAGCAGCCTCTACACCACGTCGCGCCTGCTGTACGCCGCGGCAGTGCGCCGAGAGATGCCCGCGCGTCTCGCAGTGGTCTCACGCTCGGGGGCGCCCCGCTGGGCCGCCGGCGCGATTGCCGTCGCCGCAGGCCTGTGCCTGCTGCTCAACTTCCTTCTCCCCGCCGCCGACGTCATCTCGCTGCTCATCTCCATCACCGGAGCAGGCGGAGTGCTGACCTACTCGGTCATCTCGTTGACGTTCCTCCGATCGCACACGCAGCAGGGCGCGGGGAAGTGGATGGCCTGGGTCGTTCTCGGCATCCTGGCCGCGGTCGCGGTGGCCCTCGCCGCCGATCCCGCGAGTCGCCTCCCGCTGATCCTGACCGTGTTCGCCGCGGCCGTCTGCGCTGCCATCGGTCTGATCGTCCAGCGACGCTTGGGCAGCCCGGCGCGCGCGGCATCCCACCCGATCGAGCTGTCACCTGTCGATCGGCCCGTCGTCGCGCCCTGA
- a CDS encoding serine hydrolase: protein MTHAEALRDELVRRIDETAFAAHGLHVRVGDDVAEHRWTPDVREEIHSVAKAVSVLAAGIAADEGLVSLDEPIETARERDVTLRRLLTMTSGIDFPWSPTLMSDWPDLAAEFLSRPSRGRVFQYSNASTYTAMSVLAERIGDIDEYLRPRLFSPLGLDDIVWDRCPNGRVLGGEGLSLRTEEMARLGLLIRDRGVWGGRRLVSMGIVDAMHAGWVDTGSTGDGYRRYALAGWEGPGAAWRLHGAYGQLIVFAGDAVVTTSADDHAGADAIAAFVAEAATGR from the coding sequence ATGACGCACGCCGAGGCTCTTCGCGACGAGCTCGTCCGGCGCATCGACGAGACCGCGTTCGCCGCTCACGGCCTGCACGTCCGCGTGGGCGACGATGTCGCCGAGCACCGCTGGACCCCCGACGTGCGCGAAGAGATCCACTCCGTCGCGAAAGCCGTGAGCGTCCTCGCGGCCGGCATCGCCGCCGACGAGGGCCTGGTGTCGCTCGACGAGCCGATCGAGACCGCGCGGGAACGGGATGTGACGCTCCGGCGCTTGCTCACGATGACGAGCGGCATCGACTTCCCCTGGTCGCCGACCCTGATGAGCGACTGGCCCGACCTCGCGGCGGAGTTCCTATCGCGTCCCTCGCGGGGGCGCGTCTTCCAGTACTCCAACGCCAGCACCTACACCGCGATGTCCGTGCTCGCGGAGCGCATCGGCGACATCGACGAGTACCTGCGGCCTCGCCTCTTCTCGCCCCTCGGCCTCGACGACATCGTCTGGGACCGCTGCCCGAACGGCCGGGTGCTCGGCGGCGAGGGTCTCTCTCTGCGGACCGAGGAGATGGCTCGCCTGGGGCTCCTGATCCGCGACCGGGGTGTCTGGGGCGGGCGGCGACTGGTCTCGATGGGGATCGTGGATGCCATGCACGCGGGCTGGGTCGACACGGGGAGCACCGGCGACGGGTACCGCCGGTACGCGCTCGCGGGCTGGGAGGGGCCGGGCGCCGCGTGGCGACTGCACGGCGCCTACGGCCAGCTGATCGTGTTCGCGGGCGACGCGGTCGTCACCACCAGCGCCGACGACCACGCCGGCGCCGACGCGATCGCGGCGTTCGTCGCCGAGGCGGCGACCGGCCGCTGA